One window of the Bubalus bubalis isolate 160015118507 breed Murrah chromosome 8, NDDB_SH_1, whole genome shotgun sequence genome contains the following:
- the LOC102403949 gene encoding olfactory receptor-like protein OLF3, with the protein MEADNQTWVREFILLGLSSDWATQVTLFVLLSVTYLLTLLGNVLIVLLIRLDSRLHTPMYFFLTNLSLVDVSYATSIVPQMLVHFLAEHKGIPYVSCAAQLFFSLGLGGIEFVLLAMMAYDRYVAVCDPLRYSVIMHGGLCARLAVTSWVSGSVNSLVQTTITFQLPMCTNKYIDHISCELLAVVRLACVDTSSNEVAIMVSSIVLLMTPFCLVLLSYIRIISTILKIQSTVGRKKAFHTCASHLTVVVLCYGMTIFTYIQPNSSPSVLQEKLISVFYALLMPVLNPMIYSLRNKEVKGAWQKLLGQLSGLTSKVAT; encoded by the coding sequence ATGGAAGCAGATAACCAGACTTGGGTGAGAGAATTCATTCTCCTCGGCTTGTCCAGTGACTGGGCCACTCAGGTCACTCTCTTCGTCCTGCTCTCAGTCACTTACCTGCTGACCCTGCTGGGGAACGTCCTCATTGTTCTTCTGATCAGACTGGACAGCCGACTCCACACTcccatgtatttctttctcaCCAACCTCTCCCTTGTTGATGTCTCCTATGCCACAAGCATCGTTCCTCAGATGCTGGTGCATTTTCTTGCAGAACATAAAGGGATCCCCTACGTGAGCTGTGCAGCCCAGTTATTCTTCTCCCTGGGCCTGGGTGGGATTGAGTTTGTTCTCCTGGCcatgatggcctatgaccgctatgtggctgTGTGCGACCCCCTGAGATACTCAGTCATCATGCACGGAGGGCTCTGTGCTAGGCTGGCCGTCACATCCTGGGTCAGTGGCTCTGTCAACTCTCTCGTGCAGACCACCATCACCTTTCAGTTGCCCATGTGCACGAACAAGTATATTGATCACATAtcctgtgaactcttagctgtggtcAGGCTGGCCTGTGTGGACACCTCCTCCAACGAGGTGGCCATCATGGTTTCTAGCATTGTGTTGCTGATGACGCCTTTCTGCCTGGTCCTCCTGTCCTACATCAGGATCATCTCCACCATCCTGAAGATCCAGTCCACAGTGGGGagaaagaaagccttccacaCTTGTGCCTCTCACCTCACAGTGGTTGTCCTGTGCTATGGCATGACCATTTTCACTTACATCCAGCCCAATTCCAGCCCTTCTGTGCTTCAGGAGAAGCTGATCTCTGTCTTCTATGCCCTTTTGATGCCTGTACTGAACCCCATGATTTACAGTCTAAGGAATAAGGAGGTGAAGGGGGCCTGGCAGAAACTTCTAGGACAATTATCTGGATTAACATCAAAAGTGGCGACTTGA